The Microbacterium sp. LWO12-1.2 genome includes a window with the following:
- the dxr gene encoding 1-deoxy-D-xylulose-5-phosphate reductoisomerase: MRRIIVLGSTGSIGTQALDVIRANPRRFELVGLAAGSNRQLLDEQAAQFGVENTALGADEAEQLVRDVDADVVLNAITGSIGLGSTLAALKAGRTLALANKESLIVGGQLVLAAAAPGQIVPVDSEHSALAQALRSGTHAEVRRLVVTASGGPFRGRSRAEMESVTPAEALAHPTWDMGRMVTTNSSTLVNKGLEVIEAHLLFDIPYEDIDVVVHPQSVVHSMVEFIDGSTIAQASPPDMRLPISLGLDWPHRVGGVGRPLDWTAATSWTFEPLDNEAFPSVALAKAVGRAGGTFPAVYNAANEQAVDAFHEGRLTFLGIVDTIARVVDAHEPPDSLTVESLAAVEMWARQKADRLIAAGD; encoded by the coding sequence ATGCGTCGCATCATTGTCCTCGGTTCCACCGGCTCCATCGGCACACAGGCGCTCGACGTCATCCGCGCGAATCCCCGCCGGTTCGAACTCGTGGGGCTCGCTGCGGGGAGCAACCGCCAGTTGCTCGACGAGCAGGCGGCCCAGTTCGGCGTCGAGAACACGGCGCTCGGTGCTGATGAGGCCGAACAGCTGGTCCGTGACGTCGATGCCGATGTCGTGCTCAACGCGATCACCGGGTCGATCGGGCTCGGCTCCACACTGGCGGCGCTGAAGGCCGGTCGCACGCTGGCGCTCGCCAACAAGGAATCACTGATCGTCGGCGGGCAGCTGGTGCTCGCAGCGGCCGCCCCGGGTCAGATCGTGCCGGTCGACTCCGAGCACTCTGCGCTGGCTCAGGCCCTGCGCAGCGGCACCCACGCAGAAGTGCGCCGTCTGGTCGTCACCGCGTCGGGCGGGCCGTTCCGCGGGCGTTCCAGGGCCGAGATGGAATCGGTGACCCCGGCAGAGGCGCTGGCGCACCCGACGTGGGATATGGGCCGCATGGTCACCACGAACTCCTCGACTCTCGTCAACAAGGGCCTCGAGGTCATCGAGGCGCATCTGCTCTTCGACATCCCCTACGAGGACATCGACGTCGTGGTGCACCCGCAGTCCGTGGTGCACTCCATGGTCGAGTTCATCGACGGATCGACCATCGCGCAGGCCTCGCCACCCGACATGCGCCTGCCGATCTCGCTCGGCCTCGACTGGCCCCATCGCGTCGGCGGCGTCGGTCGGCCCCTGGACTGGACCGCCGCGACGTCCTGGACCTTCGAACCCCTCGACAACGAGGCGTTCCCGTCGGTCGCGCTCGCGAAGGCGGTCGGACGTGCCGGTGGGACATTCCCCGCGGTGTACAACGCCGCGAACGAGCAGGCCGTCGATGCGTTCCATGAGGGGCGGCTCACGTTCCTCGGTATCGTCGACACGATCGCCCGCGTGGTGGATGCCCACGAGCCTCCCGATTCGCTCACTGTCGAATCGCTGGCCGCAGTCGAGATGTGGGCGCGCCAGAAGGCGGACCGCCTGATCGCCGCAGGAGACTGA
- a CDS encoding YciI family protein: protein MKYVIMFTSTPALDAQVAPEVAQDVYGRVYQWFQDNDAVIDESGAELQPVETATTVRSGAQGVVVVDGPFTEAREAVGGFSIIDVPDLDAAIALARSWPMLELEGTSVEIRPLVTDYSQFEQ, encoded by the coding sequence ATGAAATACGTCATCATGTTCACTTCCACTCCGGCACTCGACGCCCAGGTCGCACCGGAAGTAGCCCAGGACGTCTACGGGCGGGTGTATCAGTGGTTCCAGGACAACGACGCGGTCATCGACGAGAGTGGGGCGGAGCTGCAGCCCGTCGAGACCGCGACGACCGTCCGCTCCGGGGCTCAGGGTGTCGTCGTCGTCGACGGTCCGTTCACCGAGGCGAGGGAGGCGGTCGGAGGATTCAGCATCATCGATGTGCCCGACCTGGACGCAGCCATCGCCCTCGCGAGAAGCTGGCCGATGCTGGAGCTGGAGGGTACCTCCGTCGAGATCCGACCCCTCGTGACCGACTACAGCCAGTTCGAGCAGTGA
- a CDS encoding YcnI family protein — MFRSTMSPTPARPHRTARLAAAVVGGALLAVAVPSLASAHVTVSPDELVAGDHGVLTFSFSHGCENSPTTALRITMPEGLASVSPTLDGDWTIDVERGDDGLVSAVTYTALSPVPSDLRGAVSMGVGLDEDTPASLAFPVEQKCVDGTTEWTQIAENGEDPHSLDAPAPVVTVDAATGSGHGDHEDADANAASDGQSPAAPAVESLWGTILGAGGLVAGLAALVVSVLAYRRKS; from the coding sequence ATGTTCCGTTCCACCATGTCCCCCACCCCCGCACGCCCGCACCGGACAGCCCGCCTCGCGGCCGCTGTCGTCGGAGGAGCGCTGCTCGCCGTCGCCGTACCTTCCCTGGCCAGCGCGCACGTCACCGTCAGCCCGGACGAACTCGTCGCGGGAGACCACGGTGTACTGACGTTCTCGTTCTCGCACGGATGCGAGAACTCACCCACGACCGCCCTGCGCATCACGATGCCTGAGGGCCTCGCCTCCGTGTCGCCGACGCTGGACGGAGACTGGACGATCGACGTCGAGCGCGGCGACGACGGCCTGGTCTCCGCGGTCACCTACACGGCGCTCTCGCCGGTTCCGAGCGATCTCCGGGGTGCGGTCAGCATGGGTGTCGGCCTCGACGAGGACACCCCGGCCTCGCTGGCGTTCCCCGTCGAACAGAAGTGCGTCGACGGCACGACCGAGTGGACCCAGATCGCCGAGAACGGCGAAGACCCGCACAGTCTGGACGCGCCCGCTCCGGTGGTGACGGTCGACGCGGCGACCGGAAGCGGCCACGGCGATCACGAGGACGCCGACGCGAACGCCGCCTCTGACGGCCAGTCGCCCGCCGCTCCCGCGGTGGAGAGCCTGTGGGGCACGATCCTGGGTGCCGGTGGCCTCGTTGCCGGCCTCGCGGCTCTGGTCGTGTCCGTCCTCGCCTACCGACGCAAGTCCTGA
- a CDS encoding lysophospholipid acyltransferase family protein: MTSEQSVEPESSSEETAKPRHAGFTYTLGRGLITPLARLVYRPRIEGRENVPPSGPVIFASNHLSFIDSIAIPVAAPRPVHFLAKSSYFEGTGFRGWMSKTFFESIGAIPVRRGAGQAALDALDLQRQLLDEGLTVALYPEGTRSTDGRLYKGRTGVAFLALQTGAPVVPVGLVGTDKVMPVGAKMPTLKERITVRFGEPLDLSPHGPATSGRARRLATDEIMAAIHALSGQELAGAYNEAPAQGTIEKIIQALPHERR; this comes from the coding sequence ATGACCTCTGAGCAGTCCGTCGAGCCCGAATCCTCATCAGAGGAGACTGCGAAGCCTCGTCACGCCGGATTCACGTACACGCTCGGACGCGGCCTGATCACTCCACTCGCCCGGCTCGTCTACCGGCCTCGGATCGAAGGTCGCGAGAATGTGCCCCCCTCCGGCCCGGTGATCTTCGCGAGCAACCATCTGTCGTTCATCGATTCGATCGCGATCCCCGTGGCTGCTCCGCGGCCCGTCCACTTCCTCGCGAAGTCGAGCTACTTCGAGGGCACCGGCTTTCGCGGATGGATGAGCAAGACCTTCTTCGAGTCGATCGGTGCGATCCCCGTGCGGCGGGGCGCCGGCCAGGCCGCGCTCGACGCGCTCGATCTGCAACGCCAGCTCCTCGACGAAGGTCTGACGGTGGCGCTGTATCCCGAGGGCACCCGCTCCACGGACGGACGCCTCTACAAGGGGCGTACCGGCGTCGCCTTCCTCGCACTGCAGACAGGGGCACCCGTTGTCCCGGTCGGCCTGGTCGGTACCGACAAGGTCATGCCGGTCGGCGCGAAGATGCCGACACTGAAGGAACGCATCACCGTGCGGTTCGGTGAACCCCTCGATCTCTCGCCGCACGGTCCGGCCACCAGCGGACGGGCTCGCCGCCTCGCGACCGACGAGATCATGGCGGCGATCCACGCCCTCTCCGGCCAGGAGCTCGCCGGGGCCTACAACGAGGCGCCGGCGCAGGGAACGATCGAGAAGATCATCCAGGCGCTCCCCCACGAGCGCCGCTGA
- a CDS encoding Mur ligase family protein, whose amino-acid sequence MSIEQQPSLPPVLRPANPPRRELSELVSRFAREVRGETTGITVTGITLATADLRAGEAFVAIQGVNRHGADFAIAAAEKGAVAIITDDAGATIAQDAGLPILVVDDPRGVLGDLSAWVYGTGADDPLPLLFATTGTNGKTSVSHLLEGILDQIGVVTGLSSTAERHIAGEVIVSRLTTPEASEFHALLALMRERDVEAVAVEVSAQALSRHRVDGMHFDVAGFTNLSHDHLDDYADMEEYFEAKLPLFRPDRSTRGVICLDSPSGAIVVERAEIPVVTVGTPSIAADPTTAEKADWVVVIDDERAAGTTFTMTGPLGSLTTTVPVIGPHMAANAALAIVMLLEGGYAWERIAEALERDGGIRAYLPGRTQLVSGDTGPAVFVDFGHSPDAFEKTLAAVRRVTPGRVLMLFGADGDRDASKRFDMARTAVEGSDILVVTDHHPRFEDPESIRATLIAGARAARPDAEIHEYSPPERAIVAAVGLVGDGDAILWAGPGHQDYRDIRGVRTPYSARELARRALRAAGWPVPDSHWPVPYPDED is encoded by the coding sequence ATGTCGATTGAACAACAACCGAGCCTGCCTCCCGTGCTCCGCCCCGCGAACCCGCCCCGGCGTGAGCTGTCCGAACTCGTTTCCCGATTCGCCCGAGAAGTGCGCGGCGAAACGACGGGGATCACCGTCACCGGCATCACTCTCGCCACGGCAGATCTCCGCGCCGGTGAGGCGTTCGTCGCGATCCAAGGCGTCAACCGCCACGGAGCCGATTTCGCCATCGCCGCAGCGGAGAAGGGCGCCGTCGCGATCATCACGGATGACGCCGGCGCCACAATCGCGCAGGACGCCGGACTTCCGATCCTCGTCGTGGACGACCCGCGCGGAGTGCTCGGAGATCTCAGCGCCTGGGTGTACGGCACCGGTGCCGACGATCCGCTGCCGTTGCTGTTCGCGACCACCGGCACGAACGGCAAGACGAGCGTCTCGCACCTGCTCGAAGGCATCCTCGACCAGATCGGAGTGGTCACCGGGCTCTCTTCGACGGCCGAGCGTCACATCGCGGGCGAGGTGATCGTCTCGCGGCTCACCACGCCAGAGGCATCCGAGTTCCACGCGCTCCTCGCGTTGATGCGCGAGCGCGATGTCGAGGCCGTGGCCGTCGAGGTGAGCGCCCAGGCCCTGTCTCGTCATCGCGTAGACGGCATGCACTTCGATGTCGCCGGATTCACGAACCTCAGCCACGACCACCTCGACGACTACGCCGACATGGAGGAGTACTTCGAGGCGAAGCTCCCCCTGTTCCGCCCGGATCGTTCCACGCGTGGCGTCATCTGCCTGGACTCGCCGTCCGGCGCGATCGTCGTGGAACGCGCCGAGATCCCCGTGGTGACCGTCGGCACCCCGTCGATCGCCGCCGACCCCACCACCGCGGAGAAGGCCGACTGGGTCGTCGTGATCGACGACGAACGCGCCGCCGGAACCACCTTCACGATGACCGGCCCACTCGGCTCGCTCACCACCACGGTCCCGGTCATCGGACCGCACATGGCGGCGAACGCGGCACTCGCGATCGTGATGCTGCTCGAGGGCGGATATGCCTGGGAACGTATCGCCGAGGCCCTCGAGCGCGACGGAGGCATCCGCGCCTATCTACCTGGACGTACGCAGCTCGTCTCGGGCGACACCGGCCCCGCGGTCTTCGTGGACTTCGGACACTCCCCCGACGCTTTCGAGAAGACTCTCGCTGCCGTGCGCCGCGTGACACCCGGCCGGGTGCTGATGCTGTTCGGAGCCGATGGCGACCGCGACGCGAGCAAGCGCTTCGACATGGCGCGCACCGCCGTGGAGGGCAGCGACATCCTCGTCGTCACCGACCACCACCCCCGCTTCGAAGACCCGGAGTCGATCAGAGCGACGCTCATCGCCGGTGCCCGCGCAGCACGCCCTGACGCAGAGATCCACGAATACTCGCCGCCAGAGCGCGCGATCGTGGCCGCGGTCGGACTCGTCGGCGACGGCGACGCGATCCTGTGGGCAGGGCCAGGGCACCAGGACTACCGCGACATCCGCGGGGTGCGCACGCCGTACTCCGCCCGCGAGCTCGCCCGTCGAGCGCTGCGCGCGGCAGGATGGCCCGTGCCGGACTCGCACTGGCCCGTCCCGTATCCCGACGAGGACTGA
- a CDS encoding chorismate-binding protein: MTLSRLAELSADPSASFVLIARDGADSVELLTGEVVDVDLLADIPLTIDGSPREVFALVPYRQVRERGFVAQDDGAPLRCIVVDEHLPLPTPALIDALPSAPVPLQDAGFDIADEEYAEIVERVIADEIGRGEGANFVIRRDFTAQIDVDDRTAALTWFRALLTHERGAYWTFAVFTPGHIAVGASPEAHVVARGGVVTMNPISGTFRHPAGGSTRETLVDFLSSTKETEELFMVVDEELKMMSAVCSDGGRITGPHLKEMSRLTHTEYMLRGRSKLDPRDILRETMFAPTVTGSPMQNACAVIRRHERQPRGYYSGVAALFTPNADGGHDLDAPILIRTVYVQDGALRVPVGATLVRHSDPQGEVSETHGKAAGVLGAIGAIDRDRAAEARSDADAPAAEVALADDPTIAALLSSRNSRLADFWLNPQGDDATGPFQGRTAVVVDAEDRFTTMLAHQLRHLGLDVTIAPWSEVTDAELDTADLVVAGPGPGDPRDTENPRIARMRAVVARRVDARRPLLAVCLSHQILSDRFGIALMPLDAPHQGLQKSVPVFGEDASIGFYNTFTARVDPGTTAVEGAEVSADAASGDVYALRGERFASVQGHLESILSRDGIRTLERLVSHALS; encoded by the coding sequence ATGACCCTCTCACGACTCGCCGAGCTCAGCGCCGACCCGAGCGCTTCCTTCGTGCTGATCGCACGCGACGGCGCCGACTCCGTCGAGCTGCTCACGGGAGAGGTCGTCGATGTCGATCTCCTCGCTGACATCCCGCTGACGATCGACGGCTCGCCCCGCGAGGTCTTCGCTCTCGTCCCGTACCGCCAGGTGCGCGAGCGCGGCTTCGTGGCGCAGGATGACGGTGCTCCCCTGCGCTGCATCGTCGTCGACGAGCACCTCCCGCTTCCCACCCCCGCGCTGATCGATGCGCTCCCGTCCGCGCCAGTGCCGCTGCAGGACGCCGGCTTCGACATCGCAGACGAGGAGTACGCCGAGATCGTCGAGCGGGTCATCGCCGATGAGATCGGCCGGGGCGAAGGCGCCAACTTCGTGATCCGACGCGACTTCACCGCCCAGATCGACGTCGACGATCGCACGGCGGCGTTGACCTGGTTCCGCGCCCTGCTCACTCACGAACGCGGCGCGTATTGGACGTTCGCGGTCTTCACCCCCGGCCACATCGCCGTCGGAGCGAGCCCCGAGGCGCACGTCGTCGCGCGCGGCGGTGTCGTCACGATGAACCCGATCTCCGGCACCTTCCGCCATCCTGCCGGCGGTTCGACCCGTGAGACGCTCGTCGACTTCCTCTCCTCGACCAAGGAGACCGAGGAACTGTTCATGGTGGTCGACGAGGAGCTCAAGATGATGAGCGCCGTCTGCTCCGACGGCGGTCGGATCACGGGCCCGCACCTCAAGGAGATGTCGCGGCTCACCCACACCGAGTACATGCTGCGCGGCCGCAGCAAGCTCGATCCGCGCGACATCCTGCGCGAGACGATGTTCGCCCCCACCGTCACCGGGTCGCCGATGCAGAACGCCTGCGCCGTCATCCGTCGGCATGAGCGCCAGCCGCGCGGCTACTACTCCGGCGTGGCCGCGCTCTTCACCCCGAACGCGGACGGCGGGCACGATCTCGATGCGCCGATCCTCATCCGTACCGTCTACGTGCAGGACGGCGCGTTGCGCGTGCCCGTCGGTGCGACGCTGGTGCGCCATTCCGATCCGCAGGGCGAGGTCAGCGAGACGCACGGGAAGGCCGCCGGCGTGCTCGGCGCCATCGGCGCGATCGACCGCGACCGTGCCGCCGAGGCACGCAGCGATGCGGACGCTCCCGCCGCAGAGGTCGCCCTGGCCGATGACCCGACGATCGCCGCGCTGCTGTCGTCGCGCAACTCGCGCCTCGCGGACTTCTGGCTGAATCCGCAGGGTGACGACGCGACCGGTCCGTTCCAGGGGCGGACGGCCGTCGTCGTCGACGCCGAGGACCGCTTCACCACCATGCTCGCGCACCAGCTGCGCCATCTCGGTCTCGACGTCACGATCGCCCCGTGGAGCGAAGTGACGGATGCGGAGCTGGATACGGCCGACCTCGTCGTCGCGGGACCTGGCCCCGGCGATCCGCGCGACACGGAGAACCCCCGCATCGCTCGGATGCGCGCCGTCGTGGCACGCCGAGTCGATGCGAGACGGCCGCTGCTCGCGGTGTGCCTGAGCCACCAGATCCTCAGCGATCGGTTCGGCATCGCGCTGATGCCGCTGGACGCCCCCCACCAGGGACTCCAGAAGTCCGTTCCGGTGTTCGGCGAAGACGCCTCGATCGGCTTCTACAACACGTTCACCGCGCGCGTCGACCCCGGCACGACCGCGGTGGAGGGCGCTGAAGTCTCCGCCGACGCCGCGTCCGGAGACGTCTACGCCCTCCGCGGCGAACGCTTCGCGTCCGTGCAGGGGCATCTGGAGTCGATCCTGTCGCGCGACGGCATCCGCACCCTGGAGCGCCTGGTCTCGCACGCGCTCTCCTGA
- a CDS encoding FKBP-type peptidyl-prolyl cis-trans isomerase translates to MRKRPLIVLSTVAAATLLLAGCSGTASPESSSTPTPTASSSCALDAQPGATSDAVVVDGEGADAKVTVPADAPFAGVERTIVAAGDGEDIGVGDLVSVQYQIVDATSGEVLDSSARGEGGLLPVLLDTNQSSLFVAALECEPVGSQVVLTLPGSVLGEGASNVVVYAEAVEHLPEVATGTPVDPTPGFPTVELDDDGAPTITIPDGDAPTKTEVAVLKQGDGATVGAGDLVVVQYRGVKWSDGEEFDSSWSRDAAPTQFQTSGVVTGFRLALEGQKVGSQVIVVMPPADGYGATEGHELQKESLVFVVDILATTPVQQ, encoded by the coding sequence GTGCGCAAGCGTCCGCTCATCGTCCTGTCCACCGTCGCTGCGGCGACCCTTCTGCTGGCAGGATGCTCCGGCACCGCCTCGCCCGAGAGCTCGAGCACGCCCACGCCAACGGCATCGAGCAGCTGCGCCCTCGACGCTCAGCCCGGTGCGACCTCCGACGCCGTCGTCGTCGACGGTGAGGGTGCCGATGCCAAGGTGACCGTCCCCGCCGATGCACCGTTCGCGGGTGTCGAGCGCACGATCGTCGCGGCCGGTGACGGCGAGGACATCGGTGTCGGCGACCTGGTCTCCGTGCAGTACCAGATCGTGGATGCGACCTCTGGAGAGGTGCTGGATTCCTCTGCCCGCGGGGAAGGCGGGCTTCTCCCCGTCCTGCTCGACACGAACCAGTCGTCCCTGTTCGTCGCAGCACTCGAGTGCGAGCCGGTCGGCTCCCAGGTCGTGCTGACTCTGCCCGGCAGCGTTCTCGGCGAGGGCGCCAGCAACGTCGTCGTCTACGCCGAAGCGGTCGAGCACCTTCCCGAGGTCGCCACCGGCACGCCGGTCGACCCGACCCCCGGGTTCCCCACCGTCGAGCTCGACGATGACGGCGCCCCGACCATCACCATCCCGGACGGGGACGCGCCCACCAAGACCGAGGTCGCCGTCCTCAAGCAGGGCGACGGCGCGACCGTCGGTGCCGGTGACCTCGTCGTCGTCCAGTACCGCGGCGTCAAGTGGTCCGACGGCGAGGAGTTCGACTCCAGCTGGAGCCGGGACGCTGCTCCCACGCAGTTCCAGACCAGCGGCGTCGTGACCGGATTCCGCCTCGCACTCGAAGGCCAGAAGGTCGGCTCACAGGTGATCGTCGTGATGCCTCCGGCTGACGGCTACGGCGCGACCGAGGGCCACGAGCTCCAGAAGGAGAGCCTCGTGTTCGTCGTCGACATCCTCGCCACGACTCCCGTCCAGCAGTAG
- a CDS encoding M50 family metallopeptidase: protein MEILLYVGGILFMLIGLGLSIGLHEVGHLVPAKLFGVRVGQYMIGFGPRLWSKRIGETEYGFKLLPVGGFISMSGMYPASSGTGPAKGVFRALIQDARSANDETIADGAEDRVFYRLPVWKRVVVMLGGPLMNLILAVVIFTVMLSGIGLQQGTTTIASVSECVVPSGSTQTECGAEDPATPAAEAGIMPGDVLVSIDGTPVSTFAEATAIVQAAPGKTLDLVVERDGAPQTLSITPVAAERTLTDASGQPLLDDRGDPVVKEVGYVGMAAQMGFVPQPLNAGVEMTGDTVARVGSLIVTLPVRLWDVGVALVTGGERDPNGPLSVVGVGRLAGEVAATEAPVLNRMFGLLGLLGSLNIALFVFNLIPLLPLDGGHIVVALWEGIKRGWAKLFRRPPPAPVDATRLVPLTVVVATLLIAMGALLIVADLFRPIDILG, encoded by the coding sequence GTGGAAATCCTGCTCTATGTGGGTGGCATCCTGTTCATGCTGATCGGCCTCGGCCTTTCGATCGGTCTGCACGAGGTCGGCCATCTCGTCCCCGCCAAGCTCTTCGGCGTGCGCGTCGGCCAGTACATGATCGGCTTCGGGCCGCGTCTGTGGTCGAAACGCATCGGCGAGACCGAGTACGGCTTCAAGCTGCTCCCGGTGGGCGGCTTCATCTCGATGTCCGGCATGTATCCGGCGTCCAGCGGGACCGGTCCGGCCAAGGGTGTGTTCCGCGCCCTGATCCAGGACGCCCGTTCCGCGAATGACGAGACGATCGCGGACGGCGCGGAGGACCGCGTCTTCTACCGGCTGCCCGTCTGGAAGCGCGTCGTCGTGATGCTCGGCGGACCGCTGATGAACCTGATCCTCGCGGTGGTGATCTTCACGGTGATGCTCTCCGGCATCGGACTGCAGCAGGGCACGACCACGATCGCATCTGTCAGCGAATGCGTCGTGCCGTCCGGATCAACGCAGACCGAATGCGGAGCGGAAGATCCCGCCACCCCCGCTGCCGAGGCAGGCATCATGCCGGGCGACGTCCTGGTGTCGATCGACGGCACTCCGGTGTCGACCTTCGCCGAGGCGACCGCGATCGTGCAGGCCGCGCCGGGGAAGACGCTCGACCTGGTCGTCGAGCGCGATGGCGCGCCGCAGACCCTGAGCATCACCCCCGTCGCCGCGGAGCGCACCCTCACCGACGCGAGCGGTCAGCCTCTGCTGGACGACCGGGGCGACCCTGTCGTGAAGGAGGTCGGCTACGTCGGTATGGCGGCTCAGATGGGCTTCGTGCCGCAGCCGTTGAACGCCGGCGTGGAGATGACCGGTGACACTGTCGCCCGTGTCGGCTCGCTGATCGTCACGTTGCCCGTCCGCCTCTGGGACGTCGGAGTGGCGCTCGTCACCGGAGGGGAGCGTGACCCGAACGGACCGCTGAGCGTCGTCGGCGTCGGCCGGCTCGCCGGCGAGGTCGCCGCCACCGAGGCCCCGGTGCTGAACCGCATGTTCGGGTTGCTGGGACTGCTCGGATCCCTGAACATCGCACTGTTCGTGTTCAACCTGATCCCGCTGCTGCCTCTCGACGGCGGTCACATCGTCGTCGCTCTGTGGGAGGGGATCAAGCGGGGCTGGGCGAAACTCTTCCGTCGGCCTCCGCCCGCGCCTGTCGATGCCACCCGGCTGGTGCCGCTGACGGTGGTCGTCGCCACGTTGCTCATCGCGATGGGCGCGCTGCTGATCGTCGCCGACCTGTTCCGGCCGATAGACATCCTCGGCTGA
- a CDS encoding RNA polymerase sigma factor, whose amino-acid sequence MNASDAASAPGAASDRALAHVIRAESARIVATLTASLGNLDLAEESVADAVVEALQSWRTAGVPPNPGAWLTAAARHSALDRLRRDARYRQKLELLTAVPRAAPLDTEIDERLPLLFGCCHPALTAPAQLALTLRAVCGLTTEQIARATLSTPTTVGQRIVRAKRKIGAAGIPLRVPVGAERASHLDIVLTVISVMYNEAHLVDGGDAVADRDLADDALWLAEVVANALPREAESFGLLSLLRFHRSREQARSQDGDIVILADQDRTRWDSALMDQARAALSQAAHLRSPGRWQLQAAIAACHADASTFADTDWPQILVLYDMLLAYDDSPVVRLNRAVATGEVGGLRQALSDVDALQSALERFHLWHAVRADLLLRLGRDEEAHDEWERARGLTANDAERRLLGVRGASAS is encoded by the coding sequence GTGAACGCATCGGATGCCGCGTCGGCGCCCGGCGCGGCATCCGACCGCGCGCTCGCCCACGTGATCCGTGCCGAGTCCGCGCGGATCGTCGCGACACTCACCGCATCGCTCGGCAACCTCGACCTCGCTGAGGAGTCCGTTGCAGACGCCGTGGTGGAGGCGTTGCAGAGCTGGCGCACGGCGGGTGTGCCTCCGAATCCCGGAGCGTGGCTCACCGCCGCCGCCCGGCACAGCGCTCTCGACCGGCTGCGCCGCGACGCGCGCTATCGACAGAAGCTCGAGTTGCTCACCGCAGTGCCGCGCGCGGCGCCCCTCGATACCGAGATCGATGAGCGGCTACCGCTGCTCTTCGGATGCTGCCACCCCGCGCTGACGGCTCCGGCGCAACTGGCTTTGACGCTGCGCGCCGTCTGCGGGCTCACGACCGAACAGATCGCCAGAGCGACGCTGAGCACGCCGACGACGGTCGGGCAGCGGATCGTCCGAGCGAAACGGAAGATCGGCGCGGCGGGGATACCGTTGCGGGTTCCGGTGGGCGCAGAGCGCGCGTCGCATCTCGACATCGTGCTGACCGTGATCTCGGTGATGTACAACGAGGCGCACCTCGTCGATGGTGGCGATGCCGTGGCTGATCGCGATCTCGCAGACGACGCCCTGTGGCTCGCCGAGGTCGTGGCGAACGCCTTGCCCCGCGAGGCGGAGTCGTTCGGCCTGCTGTCGTTGCTGAGGTTTCATCGAAGTCGGGAGCAGGCGAGGTCTCAAGACGGTGACATCGTGATCCTCGCGGATCAGGACCGCACGCGGTGGGATTCGGCGCTGATGGATCAGGCGCGCGCAGCGCTTTCTCAGGCCGCGCATCTCCGCAGCCCTGGCCGGTGGCAGCTGCAGGCGGCGATCGCGGCGTGCCATGCCGATGCATCGACTTTCGCTGATACGGACTGGCCCCAGATTCTGGTGCTGTACGACATGCTGCTGGCGTACGACGACTCTCCCGTCGTCCGGCTCAATCGTGCGGTCGCGACGGGCGAAGTCGGCGGACTCCGTCAGGCGCTTTCCGATGTGGACGCACTGCAGAGCGCGCTCGAGCGGTTCCATCTGTGGCACGCCGTTCGCGCGGACCTGCTCCTTCGCCTCGGCCGCGACGAGGAAGCACATGACGAGTGGGAACGAGCCCGAGGGCTGACCGCGAACGACGCGGAGCGGCGTCTGCTCGGTGTGCGTGGCGCATCCGCGAGCTGA